TTTTAAGTAACTTGCtaaaattttgatatcaagtTTTACTGTAAAGTGAAGTTGTCAAAACGTTCCCTTCATATGTTTTGAtgtcatatatttttttgtttttaatgattgatGGAAATGAAGAGTACTGAAGCATTTGAGAACTACATCTGTTTCataaaaaagtgcacaaaagAGGAATAAATATATATCAGCAGTTAAAGGAAAACTCCACCACACTTTTCTctgttgcacaaaaacattaagAGTCTTCCAGTGTTCAAATATTTGatcattaaagacaaaatatacTGATATTAGGTATGGAAACAGGCATGGAAGTTCGAAAATTTGAATTGGTATGGTGACAACTCTGCTGTAAAGCTGattgtacttttttttattgtaaacatCCCGTCATTTCCTGTCATCAAAGTTAGCAGACAGGGACTCGCACTTTAAACCCCTAAGTCTGGATTAAAGTGTTCTGCCGGTCAAATTTCATTCACTTTTAAGAGATTAACCAGTAAGAACTCCATGGACTGGTTTGTAACCTGAGAAGAAGCTAATTACCACTGGCAATCTGCACCGTGTCAGTAGCTTACCCGGAAAGTAGCTTGTCAACCCAGAATCCCCAACAATATCAAtgaagttattttttgttttcttaatgtTATTGCTTTTTATTCTATTCGAAGCACTTAGGTCTTCAGATGCAGCATCTTCTTGTCCTttcaaaaggtttaaaaaaggtATCTGACGtagaaaactacaaaaacagcCTCAAAGTAGGTTAAATACTGCTCATGTAAACAGGCACATTTTAATGCTGTCAACAATTTTTCACTGCAGAATCTCAAATCTTacaaagtttatttttccaatTCTTAGTTGAATGTGTCATTACATTTAATATGAGGCCCATTCACCTGCcaagtaaagataaaaacattatttcaggATGGTACAAGTAATAAATAAGGCTTGAACTGACAGCCAGTGCAGCAACAGGTAAGTTTTTGAAATGGTAAATGATGACTTATTAAAAaaactatacaaataaagttaactTTCTTCATTTGCAACTGTTCTTACTCCTTAAGAGCTATTCAGGCCTTTTgattttgtacttttatttcttgaaatatgATGTTTATCTAAACTTATTTGGTGAATGTGACACCTGAGATATTTAACTATGAATTACACAAACTCATCTGGTAAGTATTAGGATTTTGTAGTTGAGTGAAATAACTATTTAAAGCCAGTTGACAGTATTCAAGGATTTATTGCCAAAGCTGCATCTGATCTAACCTTATTAAATACAGAGTAAGAACAAGAGTAAGGCCCTTTTCACCACATAAAATCTCCTTTCTGTTAAATGATTTGCCCAAGGGTTGTATTTCTGTGAGAGCAATCCCCTTAACAccatctgaaatgaaaatatgaggataggaagaaaaaatgtggtcaaaatcATCATGGGGCAGCTTCCCCTAAAGGAAGTAATGGACACGCTACGTCCTCCTGAAATAACCAGTGTATTACATCCAGACCATCAGGTCTGCAGGTCCTCTGACCAGACTTCCTTCCTCCTTGGCAGCCAGAGGCCTCGCCAGGGTGGAAAAGTCAAACCACTAAAGTGGGATATTTTAGCACATCCGTGTCAGCTCAGATTCTGCATTTAGTCAGTACTGTCGCCTGCCTGACACACACCGAGGCCCCCAGAGTTACAAAGTGTGCTGGCTGTTGTTTTTGAATGGAGAGGAGCAGAAAAGATGTCTAAAAAATTTAAGGCAGCGGGAAATCAGTGGTTTTGACTTCCAACAGGAATGCACTGTATAGACTGAATCGTGTAGGGCTGTCATGATGCCAGAATTCCTGCAGCGTATATGGAACTCTCATTGCTTGTTGCAGCTTTTGATTTAAGCTGTGACTGATGGTCTCAAGCCTTTTTTTATAGTTATGATGCATTTTGATATTAGTGCTCATAAACTAATGGACTTTGTGTCACACAGTATTAAAACATTTATAGTTGTTGACAATTTGTACTAACTTATTCACTTGGTGACACtcatggcttcttctttttcaAACAGTTACAAATGATTTTAGGCCTGATTTTGCATTTTCTGGAATTTCACATTAATGTAATGTATGTGTTTGTTCTTCCAGAGCACAAGGTGATAATCGTTGGACTTGACAACGCAGGGAAAACCACTATCCTCTACCAGTTgtaagttttatttcatattacccataaaaagctttttttgttttgcttaaaaaaattacatggtaattttgttttttccctgTGAAGTCTGATGAATGAGGTGGTCCACACGTCTCCCACCATCGGGAGTAATGTAGAAGAAATCGTGGTGAAGAACACTCACTTTCTGATGTGGGACATTGGAGGGCAGGAGTCGCTCAGGTCCTCCTGGAACACCTATTACTCCAACACAGAGGTGAGAAATGCAAGCAACTAGCTGTCAGGACATCCAAGTTTGAGGCTTTGATACAATTCAAGAAGAAATCAAACGGTATTGATACCAGTTTTGACACACATTAACTAAAGCAGCAGTTCTAGTCAACCGTAGTTTGGTAATagctttttttcagttaaagtgCACAAATATGCTGCACTTATATTTGTGCCCTTTACATAGTACTCTTTCTCTTTCAGCTGctggtcaaaacatgacttcaGATCTGTGTTTTTTCCAAGTTTTAACACAGTACAGTGCTTTCCACCATTAAAAATACAGATTGTGTTGTTTATAGCATGcaacatcaaaaagtatcaaacattttcCAACCTTAAAGCAACACGTTGTGAACTTTCTATCAGAAGAAGGGGACAGAAGTGTTGTCCAGCTGCGTTTTCCCTTCCTGAGCAGCTGGTGTGTTtgttcagagcacagacggcaGCAGAGGCCACCCGAGTCAGAGGTCAGCCTTTCACAAAAGGGCCTGTCTGAAATGCAATGCGAGGGTCAgcctctgctgtgtttgtgagaATGAGAAGACCGAGGCAGATGTGTGGGAGATACTAAAGACTCTCAACCGAATAAACACAAGTTAGAGATCGAGGATGTAACATCTGCTAGacacttttctttaaatgtcatttcaCTGTCCTCTAATGTTTCACACATGCTCTGAGTTTAACCCCAAATCAAGTATCAAAGGataataaatcagtaaatgcAGACATGAATAATGATCTGTCTTTTGTGGAGGTTTGTATAATCGAGATTAATTTACATTATGTGTAGACTGCAATGGGTACCCTAAGttttttagtttctctttttagtttaaatctttttttttatcgaGGAAAGAGGGAAACAGtacatgttaaatatttttccttACTTTGAAATTGgaatagaacaaaaacagactggtaaacaaacaaaataatcacTGGACAatggaaaaaaggtaaaattggGAGACAATGGGGAACAAAGAGGGTAACAACTGGTGTGATTCCGACCAGCAGCCCAGTTTGATCCATTACAGTTTGGCATGGTTTGGTACAGTAAACTCtcatctttatttcatttccaCAGAAaatgtccatccagcctcgcTTGTATTGATGGCAATCTTGGCTCCTTGTTGAGATCTAGGTCATCTGGCTTAGCtaagtaaaacaaaacagtcgtttggctcccaaacagctcttgatGTGGTACCAATTAGGCTATGGCTTTTTATGTCTATTAAACAGCAAAGTTGGAAAAAGGGTAGCTGACTTCTGTCGTTGACATGAAAGAGTTAGCTCTAAGAACCAGCTGATTTGTGAACAACACATCACTATGGCTCATAATTTGTCTTTGAGTTGTCATTTAAATGTGACCAAGCTTTATTTGCTGAATAGTATGTTGCTTCTTTAAATGCCTGTTAATGACAAAATTGGAGAGAAAAACAACTCCGCTCAATCGAtactaaacatgtttttgtgtgtccaTTATTGCTGCTGTTGCACAGGAAGTGGTCCTTCTTTTGACCAGTGCTCCACTCTTTAGGGTCAGAGAAGTCCATCTGCTACCCCTGCAGAAGGGTGCGAAAAATAGGACAGGACAGACAGAAGTTTTGACAGAGGAATGCAAATAATTGcataccaaactgaactgaagtGCTTGGTGGAAAAGAAGTTATCtacccctttatccctcctcccAGGGACTTTACTTCATATCACCCCTAAGTGGATAAGAGACACAGAAgtactgtgtttgactggaaTTGCCAAATTGTCCCTAAATTAGAATATTCTGTTTCTTCCAGGCATAATCTATTAGTTAGAGCTTCTGCTTTTCTCCAGAACATTAgatttattttctgtaaaatgttcatGTGATAGCAGTTGTTTAAGTATACTAAGCAATGAAAACTTAAAGGAGATCAACAAGCACCAGAAGAAACATTTAGAAAAGAAGCTGTAATATGGTAGTCGAACAGTAGACGGCAGTTaacataaatgtgaaaataattgTCTCCTCTTGGATTACATTTTATGTCAAGATTTTTTGACTTCTTTTatatattaaagaaaatatttgttaCCTTGTGTCAGAGCTGCACCAATTAATCAGCATAAAATCTATCTAGAGGTTCCTAATCAGCTGTTTCTTTGTACTCTGACTGATACTCCAACGCCTTAgaggttttaaacttttgtatTAACAAAACACAGTTGGTAGGGATGCATGAAATTTCTAACTAATTTTAGTAAATACTGATAGTTctgacctaaaacttcagtctttaaaacagaCTTGAAattgtaaggaatgatgatggattgttgttctgattggcccgtaaagatgtaacagacagaatgttcatccaatcatcctctgagtttttttcaaaggctctgccctttcccaaacactagCAAGTAAATACAGCCGAtcaaggcagatttttataataTCAGCAAAAGTTTTATCacctgctgataccgatatgcCGATAATTTTGTGCATTCCTAACACTAATTAAGATCACTTCACTCTCAGCTTGGAGATGTCGTCAAAGCCCCCCTGTACATGCAAAATATGTTGGTGTGAGCGTTACtgattatactctaactgtctTTACAACATTGGACCAAATACAGTTTATAGATCAGGAGATAAAGGGATAGATGaatcagttttagtcataacttAGAGTGCACTTTGCCTTCTATTACTGcttcctgttttctgtttaCTCATGACCTGAAGGAGTTTTGGGCTTGATTCTGAGTTCCTGTTTCGAGAGGCAGCTCACAGCAGGAGATGTTTGTGTCAGATGTGTTCTCAGCTCCCAGAAATATGCAGTTTTGTTAAGGTTTGGGGCAGAAGAGAATAAAAAAGGCTGACAGATTGCGTATTCATCATTACAACAGTATCAGCAGAATAATAAGAAGCCAACTAGGCAcgttttaatgtttgttttctttttttttacatcaagcATAATTATTTTATCAATTATTGTGTACTTGCTTACAAGATAGGAGTCTACCCAAGTGATTATGCCAAACATTAACAGAGGAAGCCTTCCATTCTGAAACAGTTGGCTTACATCCTAGCATCAGTGCAGTCTGTACCCATTCTGCCTCAGGAGGAAGAAGTTTCCAAAGGGGCATTGGGTCCCCCAGGATAAACAAACTTAGACAATAGGGTATGTTGTACTTGATAATATATGCACAAGACTTCTGTTAATGTTGGACCAGAAATCTTGTATCTTAGTGCAACCTCATAATAAATGAGTTAGTGCTGATATCCATCTATGAAGCCTTGATTGAGCCCAGTAGACTCTGTTCAAGATCTTAAATTGAAATAATCTTTTTTCCTGGTTTTCTTTTTAGAGACATGTAGAATTCTTTTCCATTcctcttttgtaaactttacATTGATGTTGGCCTCCCAGGTTATAGAGCGGATACACCGCACAATATCATCACCGTGTCTGAGTGAATGGCCTGCTCTGTTCACACATCAGCTCAGGCAGACATAGCACAGACTTTGTTTGAGGTAGCTGGCAGACTTTAGTCCTTTTAATGTATAGTTTAATCAATGTAGACATTTCTGTTCTGCAGCTCTTGCAGGAAATGTCTGGATATACACAGGAGTGCACTGCATATGTAAAGTGGATTTACTTTGCACGCTCACTGCACATCTTCTTAAATTTGCAGTTTTGACCATGTTAAAGTGATCACTCTACACTCCAGATTTCATGTGACCAGTTTTCCTTTGACTCATGTCGTTAAAGCTTAATGCAACATTTAACATGAGCGTTGACCTCAAGAAAAGCAGATTTATGGCAGAAAAGGCTTTATGTCGTGATGTGCCTTTTATATTGGAGTTACAAAAAGCTCCAGAGTTGCCATAGTGACCATGTACTTTTGTAACCCTACAGTAACTATAGTAACTCCTTTTCACTGGAGTGTAGCTCTCGAGCTGTGTTCGGGGTCACAGTCATGTAGAATAACGTGTGCTGTTAAATGCAGCTTTTCCTGGGTCGTTAGCTTTAAACAGCGTCTCTCACATCTCTTTAAAATTAACGTCTCTTTGGTCTTTTGTCATGCGAGGTCACTCTCCCTCATTCACAGACGAGTTATTAGCATAGCAGTCTCCAGAGCTCATTGTAAGGAGGAACTCGGCCCGGAAATGCCCTCCTGCCAGGCTGCGTTTCATTGCTGTAAATGTCTTTGAAAAGCGGCTCACTCAGTGTGATTTTTGTCTCCTTCTCTGCAGTTCATCATTCTGGTAGTGGACAGCACAGACAGAGAGCGCCTCGTCGTCTCTAAAGAGGAGCTCTACAGGATGCTGGCCCATGAGGTAAAACACAAATTTGTATGTAGGAGATAAACCACACAGGACTGACTGTGTTTTCACCAGAACCAGCCATCATTGTTCAGAGCTCATGGTCAAAGGTGCCAGCAGTGAGGTTACGGCTTCATTGTTTCTCTGCGTTTCCCCCTCAGGACCTGCGGAAAGCAGCTGTGTTGATATTTGCCAATAAGCAGGATATGAAGGACTGTATGTCTGCAGCAGAGATCTCCAAATACCTCACCCTGAGCTCCATCAAAGACCACCCCTGGCACATCCAGTCCTGCTGTGCACTTACAGGAGAGGGGTGAGAGACACATGTTGATCATTTACAAACATCTGGGTTTACAGAGGGATGTGTTTCTACAGGATtttgaaaaacactttaatgcATTAAGTCACTCTTAGTTTACCTCTTTACTTCACCTTTTTTCACATACAGTGCTTTTGGTGCTTGTAGTACCCACAACCTCAGCTTCAGAGAGTTTCTCACCAGTGTTAAATGTTGCTTCTTTATTAGGTTAACTTCCATTTTCCTCACTATAATCTGAAGAGTTATTATAAGTTGCTCTATGTGCTTAATATTTTCTTCTATTTAAAGAAATGTCACCAAGAAAGCATTCAAACAATGTCAAGGAATCCTGATCTGGCATTAGCAGCAGCTCTACACTTAGAAAAATTAACCCTTGAAAATACATGTAATGCTGGTTTCTCCTCTGCAGTTACTGTATTTACAAGCGGGTATCACAAGTCCAGCCTGGACTTTGATTGGTTTAAGGGGTCAATAAGTTCTTCCAGTGCAGAACGCTCTAGTATGCTGAgttgccttgttttttttaaagccatggTTCAGTGTTAAAGGAGGTGTAGGGCAAATATTCATGCAACAATAATGTCCTGAAATGTGAAGTACAATTATCAGTACTCCAGCGCCCAATATAtgtattaattaaaaaaaaatgcagcacttaaaacagatttctaatgTAATTGAATCTATTAATTAATCTTGCTCTTTACTTTTTAAGGGgcattttgtttgctttaggGTATCAGATATCCTGATGTTATGTTGTTTGTCTTGCAATCTTGCAATCCTAGtttatcaaacaaattttagtaTTAGGCAAatataacctgagtaaataccaaatgctgtttttaactgatgatttcatttattaaagaaaaacagccatccaaacctacccagcctatgtgaaaaagttattgccccccttgttaaatcatacaCCAACTGTCATTAGCGACATGTTTTTTTGACAGCGGAGTTCATTTTCACTAGCCACACTCGGGCCTGAtaactgccagacctgctgaatcaagaATAGATTAAATAGGTTCTgtatgacaaagtgaagtagactaaaagatctgaaaaagcaacacatcttactgctatctaaagaaattcaagaacagatgagaaaccaAGTCATTCTTGTCTATTAAATAAGCAAAccacggtgagagccattatccacaaatggagaaaacttggaacagagGTAACCTTCCTAGGAGTTAGCTgccctaccaaaattactcccaAAAGTGCATCAATGGCTCAGtaaggaggtcacaaaagaacccagaacaacatctaaagacatGCGGGTCTCACTTGActtagttaaggtcagtgttcatgattcaacaataagaatgAGGccgggcaaaaatggcatccatggaagagttccaaggccacaacaaacacaaagactaATCTCACATGCCAAAAAGCATCTTGATGATCCCTAaacattttgggaaaatattctgttattctaaagttaaactttttggaaggtttaagtcccgttacatctgatgtaaaaataacaaagcatTACATCAAAAAGCATCATACCAAACAAGGCTGTTTATGCTcaaaatgtggctgaattaaaacagttcTGCAAGGAAAAGTGAGctaaaatttctgccacagtgatgtgaaagactcattgatAGTTTTCACAAATGcttcctttctttttcacatagggccaggtatatttggatggcttttttaaCCTTAATAAGGAAATCATTGTTTAAAGAACACATTTTGTGTtcactcaggttatctttgtgtaATATCAAAATTTGACCGATGATCTGCAACTTctcagtgtgacaaatatgcaaaaaaaaaaaaaaaaaaaaaggaggaagggAGCAAATACTTCTTCACAACCCTTTATCTTATCATGAGTTATCCTGTGATTCCTATCCCTAGCTTTCAGGGTTTCCCAGTAATGTGTTGGTGTTGCTTACAGGAAAAGAGGGAAATAAATTATACACAAatgaaagtgctttaaaaagatAAGTACACAagtaatactttttaaagtacTTCTTCTTTAAAAGCCTCACATTTAGCTGTGATTCTACACAGAAGTCAAAAGTATGACTCCACTGGGCTTAGACCAGACTCACAAGGTGCATCAATCTTTTGTGATACCATCAAATagtaatcatttaaaaaatttaaaatagtacctttaaaacagttgtttacaaagtgctttagtGTAAAAGGTAAGTCAGAACCTCAGGAAGATAAAGACAGAACAAAGGGAAGTCTTTAAAATTAATCGAAATGTAGAAACTAAATGCAAACATCAGGCATAAATGCCATaaaatgattctttttttttttttaaccaggaaaaacctTGTTGAGATTGAAGAGCTTTTTTTCAAGAGTGCTCTGGCGAAGACAGGAAGCAGAACATATACCAAAGTTTCAGACAAACAAAGAGTATGCATACACAGCAGACATAGTACAAGCTTTAAAGACAACATCCATTTAAATACACAAGAAAAAATATTCTATATATGTTTGTAAGTTAATCAAAACGTCTCTAGCCAGATGTATCTGCCTCCAAGTCATTTAACTTTCTCTTAAAAGCAGCCAATAAGAGTAGATAATTTAGTTTCAAGTCTGATATTAAAAGATTGTTAGATACAGTTAAAGTAATCagaattaaaaggaaaaataaaagagagcagaaaagacaattttttttacaatgaacCATTGGAGGAAatgaaaagagtttaaaaagtttgttgAATTTAAGATAAATTAATAATTACATCtacaaaatcagaaataaactATGAAGGAAAATAAGAGCAGGACACAAGCtgttcattgttttatttctgtcttcTTACACTATTAGGTGTTCAGAAATAGCACAAAGGCATCTTTGACTTCTTGAAACAAAGTGTAGAAAGGAGTCTTAGATCTGTTGCAGTTTCTTCTGACCACCAGATGGCGCTGTTTGCACTGAGTTGTACACTAAAGCTTTGATTTTTCTCTTGGTGCAAACAGGAGGTCAgtcttatttatatttttaatgtattttcctCCCTCTGCCATACGTTTCTTACGTTATTACAGTAGAATTCATAAAACATGCGTCAACTTTTCCATTTCTGTGAACATTGTTCATTTTCCTGTCATTGTTCCTGCAGGTTATGCCAAGGCCTGGAGTGGATGACCTCAAGGGCTGGACTCAGATAGCCCCTCCCA
Above is a genomic segment from Cheilinus undulatus linkage group 19, ASM1832078v1, whole genome shotgun sequence containing:
- the arl8 gene encoding ADP-ribosylation factor-like 8 — its product is MGLIFAKLWSFFCNQEHKVIIVGLDNAGKTTILYQFLMNEVVHTSPTIGSNVEEIVVKNTHFLMWDIGGQESLRSSWNTYYSNTEFIILVVDSTDRERLVVSKEELYRMLAHEDLRKAAVLIFANKQDMKDCMSAAEISKYLTLSSIKDHPWHIQSCCALTGEGLCQGLEWMTSRAGLR